The DNA sequence CGTAGTGAGGCTTTTATCAAAAAAGCGGTCAATGCATTCAAGAACAGACGGGTAGAAAAAGAGTATGTCGCATGGGTTGAAGGGGTGGTGTGTGAGACCATGGTGATTGATGATCCTATCTATACTATTAAAAAAGGAAAAGCTTTTTCACGTATTGACCCAGTACGTGGCAAAAAAGCTCATACCGTTGTCAAGCCTGAAGAGGTGCAGGGCAAGAAATCTAAAGTGTATGTTGAGATTACAACAGGGCGTACACATCAAATACGAGTGCACCTAGCACATGCAGGATACCCCATCGTGGGTGACATGCAGTATGGTAGCCGTACACAATCTAAGCGTATTTTGCTCCACTCGGCAAGAATGGTACTTCTTGGGATGACCTTTGAAGCACCAGAACCCCAAGATATTGTTCGATACAAATAGGTTAAGTCCAAATAGGATAAAATCGCAACAATCATATTGTAAAGATAATAAGGCAAAAAAATGTTCGATACGTTAACCGATAGTTTTAAAAATGCTGTAGGAAAGATTCGTTTTCATGATGATGAAAAGGCACTCAAAAAAGCAACAGCAGAACTAAAAAAATCACTACTTAAAGCCGATGTGCATCACAAGGTGGTTAAAGACCTAACCTCCTTTGTGGAACTAGAGACGAAAAAACATGGAGTAGGGAAGGACAACTTCCTTGTAGCTCTACAAAAGAAACTAACTGACATTCTTACCATTGAAGGGGCACCAAAAGGCTTTACTTTTGCTTCAAAGCCACCAACAGTTGTACTCATGATTGGTCTGCAAGGTTCGGGTAAAACGACCACTACCGGAAAGCTATCCTATTTCTTAAAAGAGCAGAAAAAGAAAAAAGTATTAATTATTGCAGCAGACCTTCAGCGTCTTGCAGCAGTAGAGCAGTTACGCCAGATTACTTCACAGATTGAGGTTGATCTGGTTGCTGAGGAAGATACGAGTCCTGAAGAGATCATCAAAAAAGGACTCAAAAAGGCCAAAGATGGGCTTTACGATGTTGTGCTCATTGATACCGCTGGTCGTTTAGCCATTGATGAAGAGCTCATGGAGGAGTTGGCACATATCAAAGAGGTGGCACAACCAGACGAGCTCTTCTATGTTGCCGATGCAATGACGGGACAGGATGCTGTGCGTACTGCACAGACTTTCAAAGAGAAAATTGGTATTACGGGTGTTATTTTAACCAAGTTTGATGGTGATTCCAGAGGTGGTGTGGCACTTGGACTGACGCAGCAGGTGGGCGTACCATTACGT is a window from the Sulfurovum sp. genome containing:
- a CDS encoding RluA family pseudouridine synthase, whose protein sequence is MAQEKAYKVLAQQKKISNKKAKELIDRGLVFVGDKQIKIARAELSTDTKFRIEYPSDIEIIYEDEEMVAVNKPAQVDSYDIQDAIEGAELLHRLDRDTSGVLLLGRSEAFIKKAVNAFKNRRVEKEYVAWVEGVVCETMVIDDPIYTIKKGKAFSRIDPVRGKKAHTVVKPEEVQGKKSKVYVEITTGRTHQIRVHLAHAGYPIVGDMQYGSRTQSKRILLHSARMVLLGMTFEAPEPQDIVRYK
- the ffh gene encoding signal recognition particle protein: MFDTLTDSFKNAVGKIRFHDDEKALKKATAELKKSLLKADVHHKVVKDLTSFVELETKKHGVGKDNFLVALQKKLTDILTIEGAPKGFTFASKPPTVVLMIGLQGSGKTTTTGKLSYFLKEQKKKKVLIIAADLQRLAAVEQLRQITSQIEVDLVAEEDTSPEEIIKKGLKKAKDGLYDVVLIDTAGRLAIDEELMEELAHIKEVAQPDELFYVADAMTGQDAVRTAQTFKEKIGITGVILTKFDGDSRGGVALGLTQQVGVPLRFIGAGEKMPDLEQFISDRIVSRLMGAGDVESLAEKAAAAIDPKEAKRMTQKIKKGQFNFNDFLNQMEQMKKLGSMKSIMGMIPGMGNMAKQIGDMDLENSKEIKMIKAMVASMTPKERENPDLLNNMRKRRIAMGAGLDQMQVNRILKQFKSAAKMTKKLAGKGGMKQMQDMMNQMQNGGGFPGMPR